In Blattabacterium cuenoti, the following proteins share a genomic window:
- a CDS encoding alpha/beta fold hydrolase codes for MILHSKIYGSGPPILVFHGLFGNGENWISFAKEFEKLYQVHLLDIRNHGNSFVSDKMNYDLISRDILEYIHYYELNDPILLGHSMGGRAVMKFSIKYPFIPKKVIVLDISPKAYIKPNQDQKKLIHVLKKVDFNIINTRRDLDSFLKTWILDVKIRLFFSKCIQRQESGKLCFYFSLLNIEKNYDSLIRHKIKNGLYYGPTLFLRGEYSNYILDEDYNYIRKLFPKSKIWIVKKSDHWIHIDNPIDFYTKINVFLNET; via the coding sequence ATGATACTACATTCTAAAATTTATGGATCTGGTCCTCCTATTTTAGTTTTTCATGGTTTATTTGGAAATGGAGAAAATTGGATTTCTTTTGCAAAAGAATTTGAAAAACTTTATCAAGTTCATCTATTAGATATTAGAAATCATGGAAATAGTTTTGTTTCTGATAAAATGAATTATGATCTCATATCAAGAGATATATTAGAATATATACATTATTATGAATTAAATGATCCTATCCTATTAGGGCATTCTATGGGAGGAAGAGCCGTTATGAAGTTTTCCATAAAGTATCCTTTTATTCCAAAAAAAGTTATCGTTTTAGATATCAGTCCTAAAGCTTACATTAAACCCAATCAAGATCAAAAAAAGTTAATTCATGTTTTAAAAAAAGTAGATTTCAATATAATTAATACTAGAAGAGATCTAGACTCTTTTTTAAAAACATGGATTTTAGATGTAAAAATTAGGTTATTTTTTTCTAAATGTATTCAAAGACAAGAAAGTGGGAAACTATGTTTTTATTTCTCTTTATTAAATATTGAAAAAAATTATGATTCTTTAATTCGTCATAAAATAAAAAACGGTTTATATTATGGTCCTACTCTTTTTTTGCGAGGAGAATATTCAAATTATATTCTTGATGAAGATTATAATTATATACGTAAGCTATTTCCAAAATCAAAAATTTGGATAGTTAAAAAATCTGATCACTGGATTCATATAGACAACCCCATAGATTTCTATACTAAAATAAATGTTTTTTTAAACGAAACATAA